In Streptomyces hawaiiensis, one genomic interval encodes:
- a CDS encoding helix-turn-helix transcriptional regulator yields the protein MTTATRSRTMLTLAEVCEELAVSRSTFYDWRAKRRAPRCIKLPNGDLRIRRSDLEHWLDDREDAA from the coding sequence ATGACCACGGCCACCAGATCGCGCACCATGCTCACCCTCGCGGAGGTCTGCGAGGAGCTGGCCGTCTCGCGCTCGACCTTCTACGACTGGCGCGCCAAGCGTCGGGCACCGCGCTGCATCAAGCTCCCGAACGGCGACCTCAGAATCCGGCGGAGCGACCTCGAACACTGGCTCGACGACCGTGAGGACGCCGCCTGA
- a CDS encoding YfbM family protein: protein MSMIGEYLRLTAAELDRAIQDPDWALGFVEEVQDAEEEKKPELAVARHFSTYKTWDMLRFLLARTEFPVNVIHGEEPFAEGEDWGYGPPRYLRPERVRLAAGALRATSYAQLISGVEPAELTSAGVYPLGWAEANSLEWGRPWYDGLTQFFDAAARADDAMLLWLD, encoded by the coding sequence ATGAGCATGATCGGCGAGTACCTGCGTCTCACGGCTGCTGAACTCGACAGGGCGATCCAAGACCCGGACTGGGCTTTGGGCTTCGTCGAAGAGGTTCAGGACGCCGAGGAGGAGAAGAAGCCTGAGCTGGCCGTAGCGCGCCACTTCAGCACGTACAAGACCTGGGACATGCTCCGCTTCCTGCTGGCGCGCACGGAGTTCCCCGTGAACGTGATCCACGGTGAGGAGCCGTTCGCCGAGGGTGAGGACTGGGGGTACGGGCCTCCGAGGTACCTGCGGCCTGAGCGGGTCCGGCTCGCGGCGGGAGCTCTGCGGGCTACCAGCTATGCCCAGCTCATCAGTGGCGTGGAGCCTGCTGAACTGACCAGCGCCGGGGTGTATCCGCTCGGATGGGCTGAGGCCAACTCGCTGGAGTGGGGGCGACCCTGGTACGACGGCCTCACACAGTTCTTCGACGCTGCTGCCAGGGCGGACGACGCGATGCTCCTGTGGCTGGACTGA
- a CDS encoding dynamin family protein translates to MVTLDVRPQLLDALSALRDRVAAARFPLPLAGAPRARANRDELLAQLDDYLVPRLREPEAPLLAVVGGSTGAGKSTLVNSLVGRRVSEAGVLRPTTRTPVLVCHPEDHHWFSGMRVLPDLTRVWVPQQDSTDDLLLPGENPARVLRVETAETLPPGLALLDAPDIDSLVADNRVLAAELICAADIWVMVTTAARYADAVPWHMLRTAKEYDVTLVTVLDRVPHQVVNEVSRQYGALLTKAGLGEVPRFTVPELPESAWGGGLLPASAVAQLRTWLVHQTQDPAARQHVLARTAYGVLDSLKSRMPELAGAAAAQYAAALRLTSAVEGAYDSEHTRVRGRLQSGAVLAGDALKRWRAFPLDCTAAELLDALVESLSALLLCAVTAADERIDDAWRREPASAAPELAAREPAADSAEHRIGLAVRRWRRELEEHAEDEVRELDRNLAPDPELVAALVATSLLGGRRGRMAGEGLAERIGAHGALRLRDRAGRLLTEHVDRVLHAERERRLAPIDALDVHPEPQAELIAALSVLQKER, encoded by the coding sequence GTGGTGACCTTGGACGTACGGCCTCAGCTGCTCGACGCACTCTCCGCCCTGCGCGACCGTGTCGCCGCCGCACGCTTCCCGCTGCCCCTGGCGGGGGCCCCACGCGCGCGTGCCAACCGCGACGAACTCCTCGCGCAGCTCGACGACTACTTGGTGCCCCGGTTGCGGGAACCCGAAGCGCCGCTTCTGGCCGTCGTCGGCGGGTCGACCGGAGCCGGGAAATCGACGCTCGTGAACTCCCTCGTGGGACGGCGGGTCAGCGAGGCGGGCGTGCTGCGGCCGACGACACGCACCCCCGTGCTGGTCTGCCATCCGGAGGACCACCACTGGTTCAGCGGGATGAGGGTGCTGCCCGACCTCACGCGCGTGTGGGTGCCCCAACAGGACTCCACCGACGACCTGCTGCTTCCCGGCGAGAACCCCGCGCGCGTGCTGCGCGTCGAGACCGCCGAGACACTCCCGCCCGGCCTCGCCCTCCTCGACGCGCCCGACATCGACTCCCTGGTCGCCGACAACCGCGTCCTGGCCGCCGAACTCATCTGCGCCGCCGACATCTGGGTCATGGTCACCACGGCCGCCCGCTACGCCGACGCCGTCCCCTGGCACATGCTGCGCACCGCCAAGGAGTACGACGTCACCCTCGTGACGGTGCTCGACCGTGTGCCCCACCAGGTCGTCAACGAGGTCTCACGGCAGTACGGGGCCCTGCTCACCAAGGCCGGCCTCGGCGAGGTGCCGCGCTTCACCGTGCCCGAGCTGCCCGAGTCCGCCTGGGGCGGCGGTCTCCTGCCGGCCTCCGCAGTCGCCCAGTTGCGCACCTGGCTGGTCCACCAGACCCAGGACCCCGCGGCCCGGCAGCACGTCCTCGCCCGCACGGCGTACGGCGTCCTCGACTCCCTCAAGTCCCGGATGCCCGAGCTCGCCGGTGCCGCCGCCGCGCAGTACGCCGCGGCACTGCGGCTCACCTCCGCCGTCGAAGGGGCGTACGACAGCGAGCACACGCGCGTGCGGGGCCGGTTGCAGTCCGGGGCCGTGCTCGCCGGGGACGCGCTCAAGCGGTGGCGTGCCTTCCCCCTGGACTGCACCGCCGCCGAACTCCTCGACGCGCTCGTGGAGAGCCTCAGCGCGCTGCTGCTGTGCGCCGTCACCGCCGCCGACGAGCGCATCGACGACGCCTGGCGGCGTGAACCGGCGTCGGCCGCCCCGGAACTCGCCGCACGCGAACCCGCGGCGGACAGCGCAGAGCACCGCATCGGGCTCGCCGTACGGCGGTGGCGGCGCGAGCTCGAGGAGCACGCCGAGGACGAGGTGCGTGAACTGGACCGCAACCTCGCACCCGACCCGGAGCTGGTCGCCGCCCTGGTCGCCACCTCCCTGCTGGGCGGCCGCCGGGGCCGGATGGCCGGGGAGGGGCTCGCCGAGCGGATCGGCGCCCATGGCGCGCTGCGGCTGCGCGACCGGGCCGGGCGGTTGCTCACCGAGCACGTGGACCGGGTCCTGCACGCCGAACGCGAGCGCCGGCTCGCCCCGATCGACGCGCTCGACGTCCACCCCGAGCCGCAGGCCGAACTCATCGCCGCGCTGTCCGTACTGCAGAAGGAGAGGTGA
- a CDS encoding tyrosine-type recombinase/integrase translates to METTYDVKVYKILTYKGARKTTYTVRWVVAGKRWREPFDTVALAEGFRSELIRATGKGEAFVIATGLPVSHRSKSAAMSWYKFAVEYVDARWPQLGGNSRKNIAKTLTATTIALLRAKPTQFAPPAVRTALREWAFNTNRRPDAPRDMVAILRWVERNSLPVSAWEDPEKVDQVLRAIDTRLDGKQAAAWSRKRNRRILNVAMKYAIRRRILRTNPLPKGKESTAVVKTTNAVDKRSLLNPEQAAAILDWVRRRPRGGERLHAFFATLYYCGPRPEEAVAMRVEDVTLPEPDAADQWCELLIHTATPEVGKQWTDTGEIHEQRDLKGRAEGETRTVPGHPALTRILRQHIDDEQLKPGDLLFQGEYGGILAGSVIRRAWRSARKAVLPPHVFESPTGRRVYDNRNTRLTKWLNDGIPPAQVAEWAGNSVAVLLATYARCVEGQLPDLKRRLEAAGDLPERPSAD, encoded by the coding sequence ATGGAGACGACGTACGACGTGAAGGTCTACAAGATCCTCACCTACAAGGGCGCCCGGAAGACCACCTACACCGTGCGCTGGGTGGTCGCGGGGAAGCGCTGGCGTGAGCCCTTCGACACCGTCGCCCTCGCCGAGGGCTTCCGCTCCGAACTCATCCGGGCCACTGGCAAGGGCGAGGCGTTCGTCATTGCCACCGGGCTCCCGGTGTCCCACCGCTCCAAGTCGGCTGCCATGAGCTGGTACAAGTTCGCCGTCGAGTACGTGGATGCCCGCTGGCCTCAGCTCGGCGGCAACAGCCGTAAGAACATCGCCAAGACCCTGACGGCGACCACAATCGCGCTGCTGCGGGCCAAGCCCACCCAGTTCGCACCTCCGGCCGTGCGCACCGCCCTGCGTGAGTGGGCGTTCAACACCAACCGACGCCCCGACGCCCCCCGAGACATGGTGGCCATCCTCCGGTGGGTCGAGCGGAACTCCCTGCCCGTCTCGGCCTGGGAGGACCCGGAGAAGGTCGACCAGGTCCTACGCGCCATCGACACGCGCCTAGATGGCAAGCAAGCGGCGGCCTGGTCCCGCAAGCGCAACCGCCGCATCCTCAACGTCGCCATGAAGTACGCGATCCGGAGGCGCATCCTACGGACCAACCCGCTTCCCAAGGGCAAGGAGTCGACGGCCGTCGTAAAGACCACGAACGCCGTGGACAAACGGTCCCTGCTGAACCCGGAGCAAGCGGCGGCAATCCTCGATTGGGTACGGCGCCGGCCACGCGGCGGCGAGCGACTTCACGCCTTCTTCGCCACGCTGTACTACTGCGGTCCCCGGCCCGAGGAGGCCGTAGCGATGCGAGTGGAGGACGTGACCCTGCCCGAGCCCGACGCTGCCGACCAGTGGTGCGAGCTGCTGATCCACACCGCGACCCCCGAGGTCGGGAAGCAGTGGACAGACACGGGGGAGATCCACGAACAACGCGACCTGAAAGGCCGTGCGGAGGGTGAGACCCGCACTGTCCCGGGGCATCCCGCCCTCACGCGCATCCTGCGGCAGCACATCGACGACGAACAGCTCAAGCCGGGTGACCTGCTGTTCCAAGGCGAGTACGGCGGCATCCTCGCCGGTTCCGTCATCCGTCGAGCGTGGCGCAGCGCCCGAAAGGCCGTACTGCCCCCGCACGTCTTCGAGTCACCCACCGGACGGCGTGTCTACGACAACCGGAACACGCGACTGACGAAGTGGCTGAATGACGGCATCCCACCCGCCCAGGTAGCCGAGTGGGCCGGAAACAGTGTTGCCGTGCTCCTGGCGACCTACGCCCGCTGCGTCGAGGGTCAGCTGCCCGACCTGAAGAGGCGGCTCGAAGCTGCCGGAGATCTTCCTGAGCGGCCGTCCGCCGACTGA
- a CDS encoding NUDIX domain-containing protein, producing MGPKSERVYRTIREWIATGQYPPGSKLPSERTLSEELAIGRTALRQVLAKLVAESVIEVHGRSSYRVPDRSVTTQAPADVEPWQIHGERTLYDNRWVKLSLVDVEPPGVERFEHHVVKLHHVAIAAVIDDQDRVLMMWRYRFVPDSFGWELPGGIVDEGEDSLEAALREVEEETGWRPDSLEHVVTYQPMVGMVDSPHDIFVGKGAKLVGEPSDLEEAGHIAWVPLADIPSLMARGELMGSGTLVALLHVLSARGAGAPPTSAA from the coding sequence ATGGGACCCAAGTCGGAGCGGGTCTACCGCACGATTCGCGAGTGGATCGCGACGGGACAGTACCCGCCAGGTTCCAAGCTCCCGTCTGAGCGGACCTTGTCGGAAGAGCTGGCCATCGGCCGGACCGCCCTACGGCAGGTGCTCGCCAAGCTTGTTGCGGAGAGTGTGATTGAGGTACACGGCCGCAGCTCCTACCGGGTGCCGGATCGGTCTGTGACCACGCAGGCGCCGGCGGATGTCGAACCGTGGCAGATCCATGGCGAGCGGACTCTGTATGACAACCGCTGGGTGAAGCTCAGCCTCGTCGATGTCGAACCGCCAGGGGTCGAGCGCTTCGAGCACCATGTCGTGAAACTTCATCACGTGGCCATCGCGGCCGTGATCGACGACCAAGACCGTGTCCTGATGATGTGGCGCTACCGCTTCGTGCCCGACTCGTTCGGGTGGGAGCTCCCGGGCGGCATCGTCGACGAGGGGGAGGACTCCTTGGAGGCCGCGCTGCGTGAGGTCGAGGAGGAGACTGGTTGGCGGCCGGATTCCTTGGAGCACGTGGTCACGTATCAGCCCATGGTGGGCATGGTCGATTCGCCGCACGACATCTTCGTGGGCAAGGGCGCCAAGCTCGTTGGTGAGCCGTCCGATCTGGAGGAGGCCGGGCACATAGCCTGGGTGCCGCTCGCCGACATTCCTAGCCTCATGGCACGGGGTGAACTAATGGGCTCCGGCACGCTCGTGGCCCTGCTCCATGTCCTCTCCGCACGAGGTGCTGGAGCTCCGCCTACAAGCGCTGCGTGA
- a CDS encoding GHKL domain-containing protein produces MAGTDIPLLVAAGSASIAILVQAYSNFIVKRQNYQLERLKMELRYRGRQEPEAETSILNEFIARQNEALAKIGSPHIYVNVGDVQKATESVAQRDYSDLVREISHSLNTPLSQIETAALLLKSELAASGERVSRPSIDERISQNVEICKAFLAGFRQITEVAEGANQWNPKSLRDTLAAASRIYAEKSSSDVGYEAKIGDSVGGYPNSYVLSLVLPLLENAFEAAIGGSTVVVNQEYLPKGVGISVSNRVTGFRDSAEIYESGFTSKADHQGLGLAVVRRLLTAYDGATLSHELNNDIVKFTVILPGGRSDDPGRP; encoded by the coding sequence ATGGCTGGCACCGATATCCCTCTGTTGGTCGCAGCAGGTTCCGCCTCGATTGCGATCCTGGTTCAAGCATATTCAAATTTCATCGTCAAAAGACAGAACTATCAACTAGAGCGACTAAAAATGGAGCTCCGATATAGAGGCAGGCAAGAGCCTGAAGCGGAAACATCCATCCTGAACGAGTTTATCGCAAGGCAAAATGAGGCTCTTGCTAAAATTGGCAGCCCGCATATCTACGTAAACGTAGGTGACGTGCAGAAGGCGACAGAATCAGTCGCGCAGCGAGATTACAGTGACCTAGTTAGGGAAATTTCCCACAGTCTCAATACGCCATTGTCCCAGATTGAGACTGCCGCTCTTCTACTCAAAAGCGAGTTGGCTGCGTCTGGGGAGCGTGTATCGAGGCCCTCCATCGACGAGCGCATTTCGCAGAATGTAGAAATCTGCAAAGCGTTCCTTGCCGGATTTCGCCAGATCACCGAGGTGGCGGAGGGGGCGAACCAGTGGAACCCTAAGTCGCTGCGTGACACCCTGGCCGCGGCGAGCAGAATCTACGCAGAGAAATCTTCTAGCGATGTGGGCTATGAGGCCAAAATTGGCGATTCTGTAGGCGGGTATCCCAACAGCTATGTATTGTCACTCGTTCTTCCACTTTTGGAGAATGCATTCGAAGCGGCAATCGGTGGCAGCACTGTCGTCGTCAACCAGGAGTACCTCCCGAAAGGGGTCGGCATTTCAGTATCGAACCGGGTCACGGGGTTCCGAGATAGTGCGGAAATCTACGAGTCCGGCTTCACATCTAAGGCCGACCACCAGGGGCTCGGCCTTGCAGTCGTCCGTAGGCTCCTCACTGCATATGACGGGGCGACCCTGTCCCACGAACTGAATAACGACATTGTTAAATTTACGGTGATTCTTCCGGGAGGGCGGAGCGATGACCCTGGCAGACCCTAA
- a CDS encoding YfjP family GTPase produces MTAVTDQDPTDHADQPDDDTHKAGSAAARGASDGERATRADSTEVWDDGLIARRVNETAEGDRYPMTDHRSAVPPTVTPLVYEGSLRSRLEALRELVGLSRTRLDSRTLSEAGRVLDEASARRRLSGQHTVVAIAGATGSGKSQLFNALAGVTISETGVRRPTTAAPIACSWSDGGAGLIERLGIPPRLRRRPLPTGDGESPLRGLVLIDLPDHDSAAVQHRRHVDRILALVDAVIWVVDPEKYADAVLHERYLRPMAAHAEVMFVVLNQIDRLPGEAAEQVLDDLRRLLDEDGIALGEYGEPGTTVLALSALTGDGVGELREVLGQFVSERGAPNRRISADVDIAAARLWPVYATQRRTGLSEQAREEFSDRLADAVGATAAGEAAERAWLRNANRACGTPWLRLWRWYQDRGESTTGRLPSRTQADEEATARQRVEHAVRTVAERASAGLPAPWAQAVREAAVRGSQGLPEALDELTARAGVPAGRPPRPGWWPVAVLTQASMTILQFLGGLWLLGQIIGVMSPNLGVPVLLMVIGIVGGPLIEWSCRLAARGPARRYGLEAERRLREAAAGCGRARVLDPVAAELLRYREVREQYGRVVGAGR; encoded by the coding sequence GTGACCGCCGTCACTGACCAGGACCCCACCGATCACGCCGATCAGCCGGACGACGACACGCACAAGGCGGGAAGCGCCGCCGCCCGGGGCGCGTCGGACGGCGAGCGTGCCACACGTGCCGACTCCACCGAAGTCTGGGACGACGGGCTCATCGCGCGCCGGGTCAACGAGACAGCCGAAGGAGACCGGTACCCCATGACGGACCACCGCTCCGCCGTTCCGCCGACGGTGACCCCGCTGGTGTACGAGGGATCGCTGCGCTCCCGGCTCGAGGCCCTGCGCGAACTCGTGGGGCTCTCCCGCACCCGCCTGGACAGCCGGACGCTCTCGGAGGCCGGCCGGGTGCTCGACGAGGCCTCCGCACGGCGCAGGCTCTCCGGACAGCACACCGTCGTCGCCATCGCGGGCGCCACCGGCAGCGGCAAGTCGCAGCTGTTCAACGCGCTCGCCGGGGTGACCATCTCGGAGACGGGCGTACGCCGTCCCACCACCGCCGCGCCCATCGCGTGCAGTTGGAGCGACGGGGGGGCCGGTCTCATCGAACGGCTCGGGATCCCGCCCCGGCTGCGCCGCCGGCCGCTGCCGACCGGGGACGGCGAGTCGCCGCTGCGCGGACTCGTCCTGATCGACCTGCCCGACCACGACTCCGCGGCCGTACAGCACCGCCGGCACGTGGACCGCATCCTGGCGCTCGTCGACGCGGTCATCTGGGTCGTCGACCCGGAGAAGTACGCCGACGCCGTCCTCCATGAGCGCTACCTGCGGCCGATGGCGGCCCACGCCGAGGTCATGTTCGTCGTCCTCAACCAGATCGACCGGCTGCCCGGGGAGGCCGCCGAGCAGGTCCTCGACGATCTGCGGCGGCTCCTCGACGAGGACGGCATCGCCCTGGGGGAGTACGGCGAACCGGGCACGACCGTGCTCGCGCTGTCCGCGCTCACCGGGGACGGTGTCGGAGAACTGCGCGAGGTACTCGGCCAGTTCGTCTCGGAGCGCGGGGCGCCGAACCGCCGTATCTCGGCCGACGTGGACATCGCCGCCGCGCGGCTGTGGCCCGTCTACGCCACTCAGCGGCGGACGGGGCTCAGCGAGCAGGCCCGGGAGGAGTTCTCCGACCGGCTCGCGGACGCGGTGGGCGCCACGGCGGCGGGCGAGGCGGCCGAGCGGGCGTGGCTGCGCAACGCCAACCGCGCCTGCGGTACGCCCTGGCTGCGGCTGTGGCGCTGGTACCAGGACCGCGGGGAGTCCACCACGGGCCGGCTCCCCTCGCGCACGCAGGCCGACGAGGAGGCGACCGCACGTCAGCGGGTCGAGCATGCGGTACGGACCGTGGCCGAGCGGGCCTCGGCCGGGCTGCCGGCGCCGTGGGCGCAGGCGGTGCGGGAGGCGGCCGTTCGCGGCTCGCAGGGGCTGCCCGAGGCACTGGACGAGCTGACCGCGCGCGCGGGCGTGCCCGCGGGGCGGCCACCGCGTCCGGGGTGGTGGCCGGTGGCCGTCCTCACGCAGGCGTCCATGACGATCCTGCAGTTCCTGGGCGGGCTGTGGCTGCTGGGCCAGATCATCGGGGTCATGTCGCCGAACCTGGGGGTGCCGGTGCTGCTGATGGTGATCGGCATCGTCGGCGGCCCGCTCATCGAGTGGAGCTGCCGGCTGGCCGCCCGCGGTCCGGCCCGGCGCTACGGACTGGAGGCGGAACGCCGGTTGCGGGAGGCGGCGGCCGGATGCGGCAGGGCCCGGGTCCTCGATCCGGTGGCGGCGGAGCTGCTGCGGTACCGGGAGGTCCGGGAGCAGTACGGGAGGGTGGTGGGGGCGGGGCGGTGA
- a CDS encoding single-stranded DNA-binding protein, with translation MNETMVCAVGRVATQPVYREMASGPSARFRLAVTARYWDREKSTWTDGHTNFFTVWANRQLATNTAASLTVGEPVIVQGRLKVRTDVREGQSWTSADIDAVSIGHDLAWGTSAFRRAGKTDAAPSPTQPEPNWETPPEGSAEPAGGQTQRAPEPAVLT, from the coding sequence ATGAACGAGACGATGGTCTGCGCGGTCGGCAGGGTGGCGACGCAGCCGGTGTACCGGGAGATGGCGTCCGGCCCGTCGGCGAGGTTCCGGCTGGCGGTGACCGCGCGCTACTGGGACCGCGAGAAGAGCACGTGGACGGACGGGCACACCAACTTCTTCACGGTGTGGGCCAACCGCCAGCTGGCCACGAACACGGCGGCGTCGCTGACGGTCGGCGAGCCCGTGATCGTGCAGGGCAGGCTGAAGGTGCGGACCGACGTACGCGAGGGGCAGAGCTGGACGTCGGCGGACATCGACGCGGTGTCGATCGGCCACGATCTGGCCTGGGGCACCTCGGCCTTCAGGAGGGCGGGCAAGACGGACGCGGCGCCCTCGCCGACGCAACCCGAACCCAACTGGGAGACACCACCGGAGGGTTCCGCGGAACCAGCGGGCGGGCAGACCCAACGCGCGCCGGAGCCAGCTGTGTTGACGTGA
- a CDS encoding response regulator has protein sequence MTLADPNPIDVLVVDDHAQAAADYAQLIRSATGISVTHTSDPGRALEICRTNPVKVVVLDQRMPNRSGTDLFQDICAMDPKVHAIMLTGEAGAEEVGTALSLGYKGYVPKNQISNLPQKVLHEYIAWQLNVASAALTTDRPAVLQRRSGWLRRRPTVTYRILRAQLLDESHTFDDGWRDLVTLHAGQTETRQVKVEASHTIVLERETVDKLTGGLGLASKQVASLTAKLNVELSNRFKESDTSSTLISESVERTFQLPAEPTDTNEVHIRVRRIMGAPVYARVRVDIVSDCQCCGSTNVLVLQAFVPSKRTALRQVDRLSNGEVRQYDLGDFS, from the coding sequence ATGACCCTGGCAGACCCTAATCCCATTGATGTTTTGGTCGTTGATGACCATGCCCAAGCTGCCGCAGACTATGCTCAGTTGATTAGGTCTGCGACAGGAATTTCAGTTACGCACACCAGCGATCCAGGCAGGGCGCTAGAAATCTGTCGCACGAACCCAGTCAAGGTGGTGGTTTTGGATCAACGTATGCCCAATAGGTCAGGCACGGATTTGTTTCAGGATATTTGTGCGATGGACCCGAAGGTGCATGCAATTATGCTGACGGGCGAGGCTGGGGCTGAGGAGGTGGGCACGGCCCTTAGCTTGGGATACAAGGGTTATGTCCCCAAGAACCAGATCAGCAACCTGCCGCAGAAAGTATTGCACGAATATATCGCATGGCAGCTAAATGTGGCATCAGCCGCGCTAACCACAGATCGCCCTGCTGTCTTGCAACGACGTTCAGGATGGCTTAGGAGGCGCCCAACAGTCACTTATAGAATTCTGAGAGCTCAACTTCTCGATGAATCTCACACTTTTGACGATGGATGGCGGGATCTCGTGACCCTGCATGCAGGTCAAACGGAGACGCGCCAAGTGAAGGTCGAGGCCAGTCACACCATCGTTCTTGAGCGTGAGACTGTTGACAAACTCACTGGTGGTTTGGGGCTGGCCAGTAAGCAGGTGGCATCTCTAACGGCGAAGCTCAACGTGGAACTCTCAAATCGCTTCAAAGAGAGTGACACAAGTAGCACATTGATCAGCGAAAGCGTGGAGCGGACTTTTCAGCTTCCTGCCGAGCCGACAGACACAAACGAGGTCCATATTCGTGTACGGCGCATCATGGGTGCGCCAGTCTATGCACGAGTTAGAGTCGACATTGTGAGCGATTGTCAATGCTGCGGGTCCACCAATGTCCTGGTTCTACAGGCTTTTGTCCCTTCAAAGCGAACAGCCCTTCGCCAGGTTGACCGACTGAGCAACGGTGAAGTGCGCCAGTACGATCTTGGTGATTTCTCGTAG
- a CDS encoding TerD family protein, which yields MTIALTKGGNAPLSFGTCRVTLTSGTTGIDVSAVLLKQDGKVRGDDDLVFYNHPFQDGVALKGQTIVANLAEVPAAVDRIAIVASIDPELRATHFDAGSTPDAVVDCGSTKITFVPPPLTDRETVAILIELYRRAGGWKARAVGQGWDTGLAGLARDVGIVVDDPGPSPAQTPVAARAAQTRLRPTHPPRPTYVPSSPPRTAPVLQMATPRPLGKVALTKSGEATIDMRKDDPSLVVTAMLEWNGGSLERRQAGADLDLYALYVPKSVVTPQGKRPTKSDEVVYYRQLGSSVAPPYIALDGDSKVPGRETITIRRPDLQGYVLLCAYSALENGTGSFKSYGARAVVTDGRGSTVTVPLFNNRNLSYWVAIALIDFTVPGGAQVRHVEKYSGNHVEARPTLYSNGNFRMSTGKVEFKSRDNW from the coding sequence ATGACGATTGCTCTCACAAAAGGCGGCAACGCGCCACTGTCATTCGGCACCTGCCGCGTAACCCTTACCTCGGGCACCACAGGTATCGACGTCTCGGCTGTCCTGCTCAAGCAGGACGGCAAGGTGAGGGGGGACGACGATCTCGTCTTCTACAACCATCCGTTTCAGGACGGGGTTGCCCTGAAAGGCCAGACGATCGTCGCGAACCTGGCCGAGGTACCGGCGGCGGTTGACCGCATCGCCATCGTGGCCAGCATCGACCCCGAACTGCGGGCCACGCACTTCGACGCAGGCAGCACCCCCGACGCGGTCGTCGACTGCGGCAGCACAAAGATCACTTTTGTTCCGCCTCCCCTTACGGATCGGGAGACGGTAGCCATCCTGATCGAGCTGTACAGACGTGCCGGCGGTTGGAAGGCACGGGCGGTCGGTCAGGGCTGGGATACGGGACTAGCTGGCCTGGCCAGGGACGTTGGCATTGTCGTGGATGATCCAGGACCAAGCCCAGCTCAGACGCCAGTTGCAGCCAGGGCCGCTCAAACCCGCCTACGGCCGACTCACCCACCGCGCCCCACCTACGTACCGAGCAGCCCACCACGGACTGCACCAGTCCTTCAGATGGCAACGCCTCGCCCTCTGGGCAAGGTCGCTCTCACCAAGTCCGGTGAGGCGACGATTGACATGCGAAAGGACGACCCGAGCCTGGTTGTTACGGCCATGCTTGAGTGGAACGGCGGCAGCTTGGAGCGACGGCAAGCTGGCGCCGACCTTGACCTCTACGCTCTCTATGTTCCCAAGAGTGTCGTAACCCCGCAGGGGAAGCGTCCAACCAAGTCTGACGAGGTCGTCTACTACCGACAGCTCGGCTCCTCCGTTGCGCCGCCGTACATTGCTCTGGACGGTGACTCCAAGGTGCCAGGTCGAGAGACCATCACCATCCGTCGCCCCGACCTTCAGGGCTACGTGCTCCTATGCGCTTACAGCGCTTTGGAGAACGGCACTGGATCGTTCAAGTCCTACGGGGCCCGAGCAGTCGTCACCGACGGAAGAGGTTCCACCGTCACCGTACCGCTGTTCAATAACCGCAACTTGTCCTACTGGGTAGCAATTGCCCTCATTGACTTCACAGTTCCCGGCGGCGCTCAGGTCAGACATGTAGAAAAGTACAGCGGGAACCACGTCGAGGCTCGTCCCACGCTGTACTCGAACGGGAACTTCCGGATGAGCACCGGAAAGGTTGAATTCAAGAGTAGGGACAATTGGTAG